The Dissulfuribacter thermophilus nucleotide sequence GAGTTTTGAGCGCGAATCATCGAGGAGTCTTTTTAAGGCCATGAGGGTCTCATTTTGTGCCTCTCCAAGACCCTTTAAAAACAGAATCTCATTATAGACGTTTGTTATGTTATATATGAGTTGTTCACGGGTAAGATTGAGTTGTTCCCTTGAGATAAGGGCTGAGATCTCTGATAGGTCAACCTGAGTTCTAAGCCTACCACCAACAAAGATTGGTATCTTGATGCCAATCCCAACCCTATACTGATCTCTTGAAAATTCTGGAATTGCCCCATGAAAACTCTTGATAGGAACCACTACCTGAGGATCACTAAACCTAAAATATGATGTATAAGCATCAATTCTTGGAAGAAGTGCCCCCTTGGCAGCACCTAACATGGCCTTTGTTGCACGGACTTCGCTCGACCTTGATTTTAAAAGCGGGCTTTCTTTAAGTGCAATCTCTATAGCCTGTTTGAGGCTAATGCCCTCTTTTGCTCCTGCCTCTGATGAAAATGAAAGATTAAAAACTATAGTCAGTACATAGAATATGCACCAGCACATAAAAGATTTCATAATGACAGATTCTCCCTAAGAGAGCATTCTCTTTATCTCCTCTACACTAAAGAGCTTTCCATAGCCCACCACCTTACCATCCACAACTAAACCCGGTGTACTAATTATGCCATAACCCATAATACGGCTCATGTCTGTAACTTTCTCAATCTTGGCATCAAGACCGAGCTCTTTGAGCGCTTGCCTTACATTTTCCTCAAGATTTTGGCACCTAAGACAACCTGGACCCAATACTTCAATTTTCATTTTTTTAAACCTCCTTTTTTAAAACTTAAATCCTACAATTAGCGAATTTGCCCAAGATCATTTCAGGACTCCGTCAAAGTAGATAAATCTGACTACGTTCTATGTTCTATGTTCCTTCAACTCAACACTCAAAACTCAAAACTTCTGAAATGCTCAAAACTCAAAACTTCCAAATATCTCACCTGTAATGGTGGCAAACACTATTACGAGGGTCACATAGGCAATAGTCTTTTTAGTACCCATAACGCTTCTAATTACCATCATATTTGGAAGTGACACAGCAGGCCCAGCCAGAAGGAGTGCAAGGGCAGGACCCACGGCCATACCAGAATGTAAGAGCCCTTGAATTATCGGAACTTCAGTAAGCGTTGCAAAATACATTAGGGCACCCATTACAGAGGCAAACAGATTTGAAAAAAGTGAGTTTGTCCCCACAAGAGAGGCCACGTATTCTTTACTTATGATCCCAGCATCATCTCCAGGACGCCCTAGGAAAATACCAGCAAAGAATACTCCAAGGAATAGAAGTGGGAGGATCTTTCGAGCAAGTATGTACGAGGATTCAAACCACTGCCTTGGAAGGCCGCCAGCAAAATAAAGTACAATGGAAAGCCCAATAGTACCTATACCAAAAGAAAGTTCAGGAGAATGGGTAAAAAACGCTACAAAAGCCACAACTATACCAAGCATTATTACAAAGAGAGATCTTATGCCGTGGAATAAAGACAGTTCTATGCCGAGTAATATCCCAAGTCCCCCTGTTATGTACCATTTCATTTTAAAAATATCGTTCCAAATCCCTGCTCCACTACCCCATGTGGCAAAGATAAGTATGAGCACAAGGGTTGCTATGACTGAAATGGTCTCATAAATGGGACGACTATTTAAATTATCAGGGCAAGCCATTTGGCCTAGCCTTTTTGCATCGCTCTCTTTAAAAAGGGCTGCCATCGAGAGTCCCACAAATAAACTTGCAACAATGGCCCCAATTGCCCTCCCCAATCCTATGTCAAACCCTAGAACCCTTGCAGACAGTATGATGGCAAGGATATTTATGGCGGGTCCTGAGTACAAAAAGGTTGTGGCTGGCCCTATTCCAGCCCCCATATTGTAGATTCCAGCAAAAAGCGGGAGTATTGTACAGGAACAGACTGCAAGTATTGTCCCAGACACCGCTGCCACCCCATAGGAGGCGAACTTTGGGGCCTTGGGTCCTAGGAACTTGAGTATAGACTCATCTGAGACAAATACTTCTATTGCACCTGCTATAAAAAAGGCTGGAATCAGACAAAAGATCACGTGTTCTTTTGCATAATCGTGGACAAGCAGCACACCTTGATTTACAGCCCTGAGAAAACCATCACCTCCTGGGAGCCAGTAAAATACTAAAAACGTGCCTATACCTAAAAAGATGATGGGAAATTCTCTACGCCAGTTCATATTAAGACATCCTCTTATATTTTATTTTTTATATATAGCCATATATCTATATATTGCAAGGAATTTTTTCTTGAGGATGTATGAATTAGAAGGGCTATATTTTTTTCATTATCTCCCTTAAAAACTTGGGAAGATCTGATGGTTGTCTTGAGGTAATGAGATTTTCATCGACTACCACCTCTTTATCTTGATAAAACGCACCAGCCTCCTCTAATTCTGCGGAAATGGATTTATAACAGGTAGCACGTCTGCCCTTTAAAACACCAGCAGTCACGAGCAGTAGGGGGCCATGGCAAATGGCTGCAACTGGCTTTCTTTGTAGGAAGAAGGACTTTACAATCTCAATAGCTACTCCTTCCCGCCTCAGTTTTTCTGGGGCCTTTCCACCTGGAATTATTAAAATCTCATAGTCTTTTGGGTCAATGTCATCTAACTCTCTGTTCACCTCCACCTCATATCCATGCTTACCCTTTATCTTTCCTGTTCTCATAGATGCGACATCCACCTCCACCTCTGCCTCTTTTAATCTATAGTATGGAACGAGCAGTTCTGAATCTTCAAAGTTGTCTGCACTTATAATAAGTGCCCTTGGCCGTTTATTTTTGTTTTCAGGCATGTTTTCACCTTTCATTGAATTTCCAATATCCTTTATAACCAATCATCCTTAATTCTATATTCATATCGCATGTAGTGTAAATCAAAATTCACCCTCAAACTGAGGCCATATGCCAACAAAATTGTTCGGCGTTTGAAATACAAAATTTGGGGAAAAACTTACATTGTCAAATAGAATGTGATAATCTTTTTAAAAAGAAGAGGTATTCTTTTTCCACTGGCTACTCCCATAGACTTTTGAAGCCCAAAGAGGCAGTTCCTCATTCTCACTAACTAGTTAAAGTAAAATCCTTGATCAAGGCCTAATTCAAGTGACTAAAACGAAAAAAAGAAACATAAAAATTAAGATAGCAGTCGTCGCAATTATAGGTACGCTGATAATCCTATTTTGGTACTTTGATCTCAGGGCCTATCTTACTCTCGATTACATAAAGGCATCCAAAGAAAAATTACTCACTCTATACGAACAAAGACCATTATTTGTAATTTCCACCTATATGGCGATCTATATCGTGACTACTGCCCTTTCCCTTCCAGGGGCGACAATTATTACTCTTGCAGGGGCAGCGATATTTGGGCTCCTAAAGGGCACGTTAATCGTATCTTTTGCAAGTACCATTGGAGCAACACTTGCATGTGCTGTATCGCGTTTTGTGTTGAGGGACTGGGTCCAGGCAAAAATTGGCCCTCGGCTAAAAAAGATCAACGATGGCATTGAAAAAGAAGGGATTTTTTATCTCTTTACCCTTAGACTCGTTCCACTCTTCCCATTCTGGGTGATCAACCTTGCAATGGGGCTTACCAATATACCTTTAAGGACCTTCTACTGGGTCTCGCAGTTAGGCATGTTACCAGGGACCATAGTATACGTGAATGCAGGTACTGAGCTTGCAAAAATAGAATCCCTCGGGGACATCATGTCCCCAAGGCTGATCATATCCTTTGCCCTCCTAGGACTCTTTCCCCTTATTGCAAAAAAGGTTTTAACTTACATCAAAAACAAAAGAAGAACTTAAAGAAGCTGATATTTTTATATTATCCTTTTGTCCCACTCTTTCTTGGAATGGGCAGAAACTCTACAGCCGGTTCTCTGCGCACAGGCTGTGGATAAAGGCTCATGAGCTGATAGACTTCGTCTGGCATGTCTTCTCGGACATTCAGACCTAGCTCTTTTGCCTCTTCAAAGGTAATAGGATGATCATGGGTCCATTTGCCCTGGGTCATTATCATTGACAGTTCCTCGGCCTTCTTATCGTCATAACGGCCCTTCAAAAGTTCTAAAACCGATGCTTTCATTTGCTTAAGGGCCTTTTCAGCCATATCTGCCATTATGATACTCTGGTCATCTACCTCATTAATTGGCTTTTTCTTAACGACTTCCACGATCGATGCAGCAGGAAGATTATTCAATTGAGGATCTACTGGCCCTAGTACTGCGTGTCTGTCCATAACGATCTCGTCTGCTGCCAGGGCAATTAGGGTCCCGCCACTCATGGCATAATGGGGTACAAAGGCTGTGACCTTGGCCTTATGGTTCTTTACAGCGCGGGCAATCTGCAGTGATGCCAGCACGAGTCCACCTGGCGTGTGGAGGATTAAATCAATGGGCACATCTGAATCGGTCATGTGTATGGCACGAATGACCTGCTCTGAGTCATTGATATCTATAAATTTCATCACTGGAAACCCAAGCAGGCTCATGGTCTCCTGTCGGTGAACAAGGAGTATTACACGAGAATTTCGCATCTTTTCAATACGTTGAATGGCTCGCTGACGAGCTGCTTCAAGCATCTTTTGCCTAAACACTGGCTGAAGGGCTGCTGCCATAAAAAAGAACCAGAAAATGTCAAGTCCGTTCATAATACCTCCAAATTATCCCAAATTATGCAATTGGCGAGTTTGCCCATTTGCTCCCTTTTGCCGTCCATAATTTTGGATTATTGGTTACCATCTATCGTATGGATCCAAAAGGCCAAAGGTCCTGTATTCGTCCTTAAAACGCTTGCAACTCCGCTGGCGCGACAAAATAAACAATCTATTGGTCAGCATTCCAAACAAAAAACCTCCCACATGGGCCCACCATGCTATGCCTCCTGAAGAAACCGGGGAGGCCAGGGAAAGAGCTCCGCTAAATACCTGCTCGAGGAACCAAAATGCCAGATAAAACAGTGCTGGGACTTCAAAAAATAAAGGGATAAAGAAAACAGGGAAAAATATGACTATTCGAGCTTTTGGGAATAAGGTGTAGTAGGCGCCCATTACTCCCGCAATAGCTCCAGATGCCCCAATGATAGGCACAGTAGAATTTGGATTCACAAATATGTGGACAAGGCTTGCTGCAATGCCGCTGACTATATAAAAGAACAAAAATCTCCATGGCCCCATGACATCTTCCACATTGTCACCAAAAATCCAAAGAGTCCACATGTTACCGAAGATATGGATCCAGCCT carries:
- a CDS encoding thioredoxin family protein, yielding MKIEVLGPGCLRCQNLEENVRQALKELGLDAKIEKVTDMSRIMGYGIISTPGLVVDGKVVGYGKLFSVEEIKRMLS
- a CDS encoding permease, with amino-acid sequence MNWRREFPIIFLGIGTFLVFYWLPGGDGFLRAVNQGVLLVHDYAKEHVIFCLIPAFFIAGAIEVFVSDESILKFLGPKAPKFASYGVAAVSGTILAVCSCTILPLFAGIYNMGAGIGPATTFLYSGPAINILAIILSARVLGFDIGLGRAIGAIVASLFVGLSMAALFKESDAKRLGQMACPDNLNSRPIYETISVIATLVLILIFATWGSGAGIWNDIFKMKWYITGGLGILLGIELSLFHGIRSLFVIMLGIVVAFVAFFTHSPELSFGIGTIGLSIVLYFAGGLPRQWFESSYILARKILPLLFLGVFFAGIFLGRPGDDAGIISKEYVASLVGTNSLFSNLFASVMGALMYFATLTEVPIIQGLLHSGMAVGPALALLLAGPAVSLPNMMVIRSVMGTKKTIAYVTLVIVFATITGEIFGSFEF
- a CDS encoding type 1 glutamine amidotransferase domain-containing protein, coding for MPENKNKRPRALIISADNFEDSELLVPYYRLKEAEVEVDVASMRTGKIKGKHGYEVEVNRELDDIDPKDYEILIIPGGKAPEKLRREGVAIEIVKSFFLQRKPVAAICHGPLLLVTAGVLKGRRATCYKSISAELEEAGAFYQDKEVVVDENLITSRQPSDLPKFLREIMKKI
- a CDS encoding TVP38/TMEM64 family protein, encoding MTKTKKRNIKIKIAVVAIIGTLIILFWYFDLRAYLTLDYIKASKEKLLTLYEQRPLFVISTYMAIYIVTTALSLPGATIITLAGAAIFGLLKGTLIVSFASTIGATLACAVSRFVLRDWVQAKIGPRLKKINDGIEKEGIFYLFTLRLVPLFPFWVINLAMGLTNIPLRTFYWVSQLGMLPGTIVYVNAGTELAKIESLGDIMSPRLIISFALLGLFPLIAKKVLTYIKNKRRT
- a CDS encoding SDH family Clp fold serine proteinase, producing MNGLDIFWFFFMAAALQPVFRQKMLEAARQRAIQRIEKMRNSRVILLVHRQETMSLLGFPVMKFIDINDSEQVIRAIHMTDSDVPIDLILHTPGGLVLASLQIARAVKNHKAKVTAFVPHYAMSGGTLIALAADEIVMDRHAVLGPVDPQLNNLPAASIVEVVKKKPINEVDDQSIIMADMAEKALKQMKASVLELLKGRYDDKKAEELSMIMTQGKWTHDHPITFEEAKELGLNVREDMPDEVYQLMSLYPQPVRREPAVEFLPIPRKSGTKG
- a CDS encoding rhomboid family intramembrane serine protease, which produces MFPLQDSTPRRCPPIVTWGLIIFNSLIFIFETTLPSPVLEKFFFMFGLIPAKVTHPDWARSLGLDVLGLWPFLTCMFLHGGWIHIFGNMWTLWIFGDNVEDVMGPWRFLFFYIVSGIAASLVHIFVNPNSTVPIIGASGAIAGVMGAYYTLFPKARIVIFFPVFFIPLFFEVPALFYLAFWFLEQVFSGALSLASPVSSGGIAWWAHVGGFLFGMLTNRLFILSRQRSCKRFKDEYRTFGLLDPYDRW